The DNA segment CTTTAGCAGATAAGGCTTTGTACGAAGCTAAAAAGAAAGGACGCGACTGCGCTTGTGTATGTGTTGATTAGCAAAAAAACTAACTTCGTGCAACGCTCGATTGCAACACTTAAAGATGGCTTCAAGTAACCGATTGAGTAGCAGCCAAACGACTTTGCTCTAGCTGTTTGATTTTTTGACTGCAATCACGAATTTCTCGATAGTAATAATCGATCAATTCTAGATCGGTATCGGGGTTGAGATTTTGTAGTTGTTGGCTACAGTACATTTGATACTTAATGCGATCGACTTGTTCTACCGACGCGATCGCTTCGGCGATTCTAATTTCGGCACGAAAAATATCTTCTTGGGTTTTTTCATCGAGATAAAATAATTTGGTTAACTGCGCCATCGCTTCGGGAAAATTCAGGCTGTGGGTGTGTAATTCTGTAAGCAAGAAATTTGTATCCGCTTCTGTCGTCTGGATCGAGCTAGACTCGATCTCAATTATTTGCTGCCACAAAAATCGATGAGGGGATAAGTTAAATAATAAATCTTTGTCTTCTAGATGATTTACTATTGTTTCTCTATATTGGGGACAGTGAATATAAATACGCAGTAATAAAGATTCTGCACGCTGTAACAACTCTGTTTCTGGACTGGTAGCTACCTGTACGGGTGCTATAACAGCAGATTTTTTTCTAGTTTGTAGAGTTTGTTTTTGTGGTTTGATGCGGCGGTTGAGTGTTTTTAGTTGAGAACTCAGACTAGATAAATTTTGCTGTAAGAGTCTGCTGTCTCCCTGACTGAGTAAATCGGCACAGTATGCCAGATAGCGATCGCGCAGGTTGGTATCTTGCAGTTTATCTAATAGTTGCACCATTCCCTTAGCTAGCTGCTGAAGGGAATAAGGCTGCATATTTTTAATTTCTTTTATGCCTTCTCCGTCCTCTAAGATATTATCGACGAGGCGATCGATTTGCCAATCCAACCACAAAGGAGCGCGATCGAGAGACTGAGAATAAATCGCTACTCCATCATCATTACTCTTAATAAACTCGTCTGCGTCTTTACCATCTGGTAAATTGAGTATTTTTAACTGTACTACTCCTCCATAGATTAAATCTTCAATTTCAGCGATCGCTCTTTCGGTAGCTTTTTGACCCGCATTGTCAGCATCAAAATTGAGAACTACCTGTTTGGAAGGAGTGTAGCGCAATAGCTGTTTGAGTTGAAAAGAAGTAAACGCCGTACCCAGAGAAGCAACCGCATTGGTAATACCTGCTTCGTGTAGGGCGATCGCATCAAAGTAACCTTCTACTACCACAGCGCGATCTTCTTTACTGATGCTGCTTTTGGCTTTGTCGAGAGCAAATAGGGTTTTGCTTTTATCAAACAGAGGCGTTTCGGGAGAATTGATATATTTTGGTAAGTTATCCTCTTTAAGAGTACGACTGCCAAACCCAATAATCCGACTCTGAGTATCGAGTATGGGAATTATTACGGCATCGCGAAATACATCATAATAACCTTTACCGTTTTTTCGTTCTTTGATTAATCCTGCTTCGGCAACCAAATTTACTGGATAGCGTTTTTGCTCTACTAAATAACGATATAAAGTTTCCCAGCCAGAAGGAGCATAGCCCAACTGAAAATTATCGATCGTGGTTTCTTGTAACTTACGCTGTTCTACAAGATATTTAAGTGCTATTTCTCCCTGTGGCTGATGTAGTGCGTGTCGGTAGAAACTAGCGGCAACTGCCAAAATTTCGTAAAGTTGTTCTTTAAGGGTTAGCTGACGCTGTAACTCTTGTCTTTGTTCTGGTTCGACAGTTTGAATCTCAACTTGGTAGCGACGAGCCAGATCGAGAACCACTTCGGCAAAAGACTGTTTGCCAATTTCCATCAGAAATTTAAAGGTGTTTCCCCCCTCACTACAGCCAAAACAATAGTAAAGCTGTTTATCTTGGCTGACGCTAAAGCTAGGAGTTTTTTCGTTGTGAAACGGGCATAACCCTAAATAATCCTTACCTCGTTTCCGCAACACTACGTGTTCTGAAATGACATCGACAATATCGACTCGCTGTTTTACCTCTTCAATAGTATCGGGATGCAGACGGGGAATAGACACAGAGATATAGGGTTACTTGTTGCCTGGAATGCTATTGTACTATCTAATTACTAATTATTACCTACTTCAATATATGCTGTCTCAATGGGATTGTTTTCTAAAAAATTTAGGCGAATGGCATGGTTCGTTTACGCGCTTTTCACCAGCAGGAGTAGAAACTGAAGATACCCCTAGTATAGTAACCATAGAAGGACGAGACGATAATCGAGCCGTCCATCAGGTAGTTCGTTATCTCCCCCACGATGAGCCACCACGCGATGTAGTTGTAGACTATAGCCATAATTCTTTAAACCGCAGCATTCTCTTTTTTGAAAACGGTGCTTTTTGCCAGGGTAGTATGCAGCTGGCACCATATAGTCAGTTTGGTGCAGAGTTTGGCTTAATAATGGGCGATCGCCGCTTGCGAACAGTGATTCTTTACAATGGATTGGGGCAACTAGAAAGGGTAGTAGTAATTAGAGAAAAATTGCCTGAAAGTAAAACACCAGAACAACCAGCTTTGACTGTAGATAGTCTAATCGGAAACTGGCAAGGAGAAGCTATTACCATGTATCCCGATTATCGTAACCCCGACATTTATAACACGGAGTTGCAAATTACAGCAAAAGATAGTAACCACATCGAACAAAAATTAGCTTTTGGCGATCGCGCTATTACCTCTCAAGCCAGAATAGACGGTTCGCGATTATTATTTGAAAATAGTAATTTACCCGTACAAATTTTACTCTTACCTGATGGTACGTCCTGTAACTGCCCTATAGAAGCCAAACTCGGTCACAAATTTGTTTTAGAAACGGGTTGGCTATGGCAACCTAATAAAAGACAGAGACTGATTCGGACTTACAATGAAAAAGGCAATTGGGTCAACTGTACTTTAGTAACAGAAGAAAAGATTGAATAAAAAATAGGCTCAACTGGACTCGAACCAGCGACCTTTGCGATGTCAACGCAACGCTCTAACCACCTGAGCTATGAGCCTATAATCACTAGTTAGTCATTATACATCATCTCCAACTCTTTGCTCGCACCTCAAAAGAATTGTTGCTACCAAGAGATAGAAATTGCTCCGATCGCTATTTATAACAAGCGAACTATAGGTTAGAAGATTACAGTTTTATTCAAAAGGGAACAGGGAACAGGGAACAGGGAATAGGCAATAGTAGTTAGGATAATTTTAAAGTGTCTAATCTTTACTTCGACTACTATAGAACTAAAGTATTTGTCGAATCATTCTTTGCGCCTGAGAACCATAACCACCGCCAAAAATATTGAAGTGATTGAGAATATGGTACAAGTTGTAAATTGTTTTGCGTTGCTGATAACCGCTGTCTAACTGCCAGGTTTGGTTGTAACCCTGATAGAAAGCTGCGGGAAAACCGCCAAACATTTCAGTCATACCAATATCTACCTCGCGATCGCCATAATAGGTAGCAGGATCTAGAATTACTGGTTCGCCATCGGCAGTAACGGCAGCATTACCCGACCACAGATCGCCGTGAACCAAAGAGGGCTGAGGGTTTCTGTCGGCTAGTTGTTCGGTAACAGCGGCAATTACTTTATTGGTATCGGGAAAACTACCGCCTTTACGTTTGGCTAACTTTAACTGATAGCCAATGCGGTGTTCGGCAAAGAATTTACTCCAATTATCTTCCCAGGTATTGATTTGGGGTGTAGAACCGATAGTATTATCTCGATCCCAACCAAAGCGATCGCTCGTTCCTTGTTTGTGCATTTGTGCCAGTTGAGAACCCATCAGTTCCCAGGCTTTGCCGTTACCGCTACCTAGATCTAGCCACTGCAAAACCAAATAACAAGAGTCGTTTACCGTTCCCCAACATATAGGCTCAGGTATGGTAATAGTTTGGGTGTCATACATCTGTTGCAGTCCTACCGCTTCGGCGATAAACATCTCCAGTTGCGTAGCGCGATTGAGTTTGACAAAATAACTGGTGTTATTGCCGCTAATTTTATAACACTGGTTGATACAGCCACCGCCTACCGAACGAGTATCGTTAATTTGAAAAGACTTGTCGGTTGCTTCATTTATTGCTTTGGTAATTTGTTGCCACATTACTAAATTCGTTTGATCTCTTTTAACTATCTAACCATCTTCCCTGGCGATCGATCGCTGTTACTCCCAATAATCGAGAAAAGAACCCTGATTGATTCCCGTAAGGCGACGATACTGCAACACTGCCTCAGCTTCACTCAATCCAGCAACGATATCCACCGCCATGCGAGTTTTTTCTAGTTTTATGTCTTCTCCATTGGTAGCACGAGATTCCAAATCTAAATATTCTCGAACAAATCTGGCAGGAATAAAGCTAAGATCTCTGGCTTGAATGGCTTCTAAATAAATTTCAAATAATGTGCGAATAA comes from the Myxosarcina sp. GI1 genome and includes:
- a CDS encoding fructosamine kinase family protein translates to MWQQITKAINEATDKSFQINDTRSVGGGCINQCYKISGNNTSYFVKLNRATQLEMFIAEAVGLQQMYDTQTITIPEPICWGTVNDSCYLVLQWLDLGSGNGKAWELMGSQLAQMHKQGTSDRFGWDRDNTIGSTPQINTWEDNWSKFFAEHRIGYQLKLAKRKGGSFPDTNKVIAAVTEQLADRNPQPSLVHGDLWSGNAAVTADGEPVILDPATYYGDREVDIGMTEMFGGFPAAFYQGYNQTWQLDSGYQQRKTIYNLYHILNHFNIFGGGYGSQAQRMIRQIL
- the dnaG gene encoding DNA primase, producing MSIPRLHPDTIEEVKQRVDIVDVISEHVVLRKRGKDYLGLCPFHNEKTPSFSVSQDKQLYYCFGCSEGGNTFKFLMEIGKQSFAEVVLDLARRYQVEIQTVEPEQRQELQRQLTLKEQLYEILAVAASFYRHALHQPQGEIALKYLVEQRKLQETTIDNFQLGYAPSGWETLYRYLVEQKRYPVNLVAEAGLIKERKNGKGYYDVFRDAVIIPILDTQSRIIGFGSRTLKEDNLPKYINSPETPLFDKSKTLFALDKAKSSISKEDRAVVVEGYFDAIALHEAGITNAVASLGTAFTSFQLKQLLRYTPSKQVVLNFDADNAGQKATERAIAEIEDLIYGGVVQLKILNLPDGKDADEFIKSNDDGVAIYSQSLDRAPLWLDWQIDRLVDNILEDGEGIKEIKNMQPYSLQQLAKGMVQLLDKLQDTNLRDRYLAYCADLLSQGDSRLLQQNLSSLSSQLKTLNRRIKPQKQTLQTRKKSAVIAPVQVATSPETELLQRAESLLLRIYIHCPQYRETIVNHLEDKDLLFNLSPHRFLWQQIIEIESSSIQTTEADTNFLLTELHTHSLNFPEAMAQLTKLFYLDEKTQEDIFRAEIRIAEAIASVEQVDRIKYQMYCSQQLQNLNPDTDLELIDYYYREIRDCSQKIKQLEQSRLAATQSVT
- a CDS encoding DUF3598 family protein → MLSQWDCFLKNLGEWHGSFTRFSPAGVETEDTPSIVTIEGRDDNRAVHQVVRYLPHDEPPRDVVVDYSHNSLNRSILFFENGAFCQGSMQLAPYSQFGAEFGLIMGDRRLRTVILYNGLGQLERVVVIREKLPESKTPEQPALTVDSLIGNWQGEAITMYPDYRNPDIYNTELQITAKDSNHIEQKLAFGDRAITSQARIDGSRLLFENSNLPVQILLLPDGTSCNCPIEAKLGHKFVLETGWLWQPNKRQRLIRTYNEKGNWVNCTLVTEEKIE